One part of the Arabidopsis thaliana chromosome 1 sequence genome encodes these proteins:
- the NQR gene encoding ARP protein (REF) (NQR; FUNCTIONS IN: oxidoreductase activity, binding, zinc ion binding, catalytic activity; INVOLVED IN: response to oxidative stress, metabolic process; LOCATED IN: mitochondrion, peroxisome; EXPRESSED IN: 24 plant structures; EXPRESSED DURING: 13 growth stages; CONTAINS InterPro DOMAIN/s: Short-chain dehydrogenase/reductase, conserved site (InterPro:IPR020904), Glucose/ribitol dehydrogenase (InterPro:IPR002347), Alcohol dehydrogenase, C-terminal (InterPro:IPR013149), Short-chain dehydrogenase/reductase SDR (InterPro:IPR002198), GroES-like (InterPro:IPR011032), Polyketide synthase, enoylreductase (InterPro:IPR020843), NAD(P)-binding domain (InterPro:IPR016040), Alcohol dehydrogenase GroES-like (InterPro:IPR013154), Quinone oxidoreductase/zeta-crystallin, conserved site (InterPro:IPR002364), Alcohol dehydrogenase superfamily, zinc-containing (InterPro:IPR002085); BEST Arabidopsis thaliana protein match is: Zinc-binding dehydrogenase family protein (TAIR:AT5G37980.1).) — protein sequence MEIKPGLSALVTGGASGIGRALCLALAEKGVFVTVADFSEEKGQETTSLVREANAKFHQGLSFPSAIFVKCDVTNRGDLLAAFDKHLATFGTLDICINNAGISTPLRFDKDDTDGSKSWKHTINVDLIAVVEGTQLAIKAMKAKQKPGVIINMGSAAGLYPMPVDPIYAASKAGVVLFTRSLAYYRRQGIRINVLCPEFIKTDLAEAIDASILESIGGYMSMDMLIKGAFELITDEKKAGACLWITKRRGLEYWPTPMEETKYLVGSSSRKRPSFKVSTKIEFPQSFEKMIVHTLSHKFRSATRIVRAPLQLPIGPHQVLLKIIYAGVNASDVNFSSGRYFTGGSPKLPFDAGFEGVGLIAAVGESVKNLEVGTPAAVMTFGAYSEYMIVSSKHVLPVPRPDPEVVAMLTSGLTALIALEKLYDILKLLVQLSLTFSLSYGNSQAGQMKSGETVLVTAAAGGTGQFAVQLAKLSGNKVIATCGGSEKAKLLKELGVDRVIDYKSENIKTVLKKEFPKGVNIIYESVGGQMFDMCLNALAVYGRLIVIGMISQYQGEKGWEPAKYPGLCEKILAKSQTVAGFFLVQYSQLWKQNLDKLFNLYALGKLKVGIDQKKFIGLNAVADAVEYLHSGKSTGKVVVCIDPAFEQKTSRL from the exons ATGGAGATCAAGCCTGGTTTATCCGCTCTCGTCACTGGCGGCGCCTCTGGGAtcg GTCGAGCTCTCTGCTTAGCTCTTGCAGAGAAAGGAGTTTTTGTAACAGTCGCTGATTTTTCGGAGGAGAAAGGACAAGAGACTACTTCGCTTGTTCGAGAAGCGAATGCCAAGTTTCATCAGGGCTTAAGCTTTCCTTCTGCTATCTTTGTGAAATGTGATGTGACTAATAGAG GAGATCTCCTCGCTGCTTTCGATAAGCATTTAGCCACATTTGGAACACTTGACATCTGTATCAACAATGCTGGGATTAGCACTCCTTTAAGATTTGATAAAGATGACACTGATGGATCTAAATCATGGAAACACACCATTAATGTCGATCTGATTGCAGTAGTTGAAGGCACACAACTTGCG ATCAAAGCtatgaaagcaaaacaaaagccTGGAGTTATCATTAACATGGGATCAGCTGCGGGTCTTTATCCAATGCCCGTTGATCCTATCTATGCTGCCTCTAAAG CCGGTGTCGTATTATTCACTAGATCATTAGCATATTACAGGCGCCAGGGGATTCGCATCAATGTGCTTTGCCCTGAA TTTATCAAGACAGACTTAGCTGAAGCTATTGATGCTTCAATACTAGAGTCAATAGGCGGTTACATGTCTATGGACATGTTGATTAAAG GTGCTTTTGAGCTTATAACCGATGAGAAAAAGGCGGGGGCATGTCTATGGATTACCAAACGCAGGGGTTTGGAGTATTGGCCAACTCCAATGGAAGAGACAAAGTACTTGGTGGGTTCAAGTTCCAGGAAAAGACCTTCTTTTAAAGTTTCTACAAAAATAGAATTTCCTCAAAGCTTCGAGAAAAT GATTGTACACACCTTGTCTCACAAATTCCGCAGTGCTACCCGCATAGTCCGTGCACCACTACAATTACCCATTGGACCACACCAAGTTCTCCTGAAAATCATCTATGCTGGTGTTAACGCAAGTGAT GTAAACTTCAGCTCAGGTCGTTACTTTACTGGTGGCTCCCCGAAGCTTCCCTTTGATGCTGGATTTGAG GGAGTTGGACTAATTGCAGCAGTGGGAGAATCTGTTAAGAATTTGGAAGTTGGGACTCCAGCTGCTGTTATGACGTTTGGAGCATATTCTGAATACATGATA gTATCTTCTAAGCATGTTCTTCCTGTTCCAAGACCAGATCCAGAAGTTGTTGCCATGCTTACCTCGGGATTAACTGCATTAATCGCCCTTGAAAAG CTGTATGATATTCTTAAGTTGCTAGTTCAATTATCTCTgacattttctttatcttatgGGAATTCACAGGCAGGACAAATGAAATCAGGTGAAACTGTACTTGTGACTGCTGCTGCAGGAGGGACTGGACAATTTGCAGTCCAG CTTGCAAAGTTATCAGGAAATAAAGTGATTGCTACTTGCGGGGGATCAGAGAAGGCCAAGCTATTGAAAGAGCTTGGGGTCGATCGAGTCATAGACTACAAATCCGAGAATATAAAGACG GTCTTGAAAAAGGAGTTTCCGAAGGGTGTAAATATCATCTATGAATCTGTAGGTGGTCAAATGTTTGACATGTGCTTGAATGCTCTTGCTGTTTACGGACGACTCATCGTGATTGGAATGATCTCTCAG TATCAAGGAGAGAAGGGATGGGAACCTGCAAAATATCCAGGGCTCTGCGAGAAAATTTTAGCAAAAAGCCAAACCGTG GCTGGTTTCTTTCTGGTGCAATATAGTCAACTGtggaaacaaaatcttgaCAAGTTGTTCAATCTTTACGCTCTCGGAAAGCTCAAG GTTGGGATTGATCAGAAAAAGTTTATAGGTCTAAATGCTGTAGCAGATGCTGTTGAATATCTGCATTCGGGTAAAAGCACCGGAAAG
- the NQR gene encoding ARP protein (REF) (NQR; FUNCTIONS IN: oxidoreductase activity, binding, catalytic activity, zinc ion binding; INVOLVED IN: response to oxidative stress, metabolic process; LOCATED IN: mitochondrion, peroxisome; EXPRESSED IN: 24 plant structures; EXPRESSED DURING: 13 growth stages; CONTAINS InterPro DOMAIN/s: Short-chain dehydrogenase/reductase, conserved site (InterPro:IPR020904), Glucose/ribitol dehydrogenase (InterPro:IPR002347), Alcohol dehydrogenase, C-terminal (InterPro:IPR013149), Short-chain dehydrogenase/reductase SDR (InterPro:IPR002198), GroES-like (InterPro:IPR011032), NAD(P)-binding domain (InterPro:IPR016040), Alcohol dehydrogenase GroES-like (InterPro:IPR013154), Quinone oxidoreductase/zeta-crystallin, conserved site (InterPro:IPR002364), Alcohol dehydrogenase superfamily, zinc-containing (InterPro:IPR002085); BEST Arabidopsis thaliana protein match is: Zinc-binding dehydrogenase family protein (TAIR:AT5G37980.1); Has 139834 Blast hits to 139487 proteins in 3900 species: Archae - 1368; Bacteria - 93458; Metazoa - 6844; Fungi - 8617; Plants - 3827; Viruses - 2; Other Eukaryotes - 25718 (source: NCBI BLink).), with the protein MEIKPGLSALVTGGASGIGRALCLALAEKGVFVTVADFSEEKGQETTSLVREANAKFHQGLSFPSAIFVKCDVTNRGDLLAAFDKHLATFGTLDICINNAGISTPLRFDKDDTDGSKSWKHTINVDLIAVVEGTQLAIKAMKAKQKPGVIINMGSAAGLYPMPVDPIYAASKAGVVLFTRSLAYYRRQGIRINVLCPEFIKTDLAEAIDASILESIGGYMSMDMLIKGAFELITDEKKAGACLWITKRRGLEYWPTPMEETKYLVGSSSRKRPSFKVSTKIEFPQSFEKMIVHTLSHKFRSATRIVRAPLQLPIGPHQVLLKIIYAGVNASDVNFSSGRYFTGGSPKLPFDAGFEGVGLIAAVGESVKNLEVGTPAAVMTFGAYSEYMIVSSKHVLPVPRPDPEVVAMLTSGLTALIALEKAGQMKSGETVLVTAAAGGTGQFAVQLAKLSGNKVIATCGGSEKAKLLKELGVDRVIDYKSENIKTVLKKEFPKGVNIIYESVGGQMFDMCLNALAVYGRLIVIGMISQYQGEKGWEPAKYPGLCEKILAKSQTVAGFFLVQYSQLWKQNLDKLFNLYALGKLKVGIDQKKFIGLNAVADAVEYLHSGKSTGKVVVCIDPAFEQKTSRL; encoded by the exons ATGGAGATCAAGCCTGGTTTATCCGCTCTCGTCACTGGCGGCGCCTCTGGGAtcg GTCGAGCTCTCTGCTTAGCTCTTGCAGAGAAAGGAGTTTTTGTAACAGTCGCTGATTTTTCGGAGGAGAAAGGACAAGAGACTACTTCGCTTGTTCGAGAAGCGAATGCCAAGTTTCATCAGGGCTTAAGCTTTCCTTCTGCTATCTTTGTGAAATGTGATGTGACTAATAGAG GAGATCTCCTCGCTGCTTTCGATAAGCATTTAGCCACATTTGGAACACTTGACATCTGTATCAACAATGCTGGGATTAGCACTCCTTTAAGATTTGATAAAGATGACACTGATGGATCTAAATCATGGAAACACACCATTAATGTCGATCTGATTGCAGTAGTTGAAGGCACACAACTTGCG ATCAAAGCtatgaaagcaaaacaaaagccTGGAGTTATCATTAACATGGGATCAGCTGCGGGTCTTTATCCAATGCCCGTTGATCCTATCTATGCTGCCTCTAAAG CCGGTGTCGTATTATTCACTAGATCATTAGCATATTACAGGCGCCAGGGGATTCGCATCAATGTGCTTTGCCCTGAA TTTATCAAGACAGACTTAGCTGAAGCTATTGATGCTTCAATACTAGAGTCAATAGGCGGTTACATGTCTATGGACATGTTGATTAAAG GTGCTTTTGAGCTTATAACCGATGAGAAAAAGGCGGGGGCATGTCTATGGATTACCAAACGCAGGGGTTTGGAGTATTGGCCAACTCCAATGGAAGAGACAAAGTACTTGGTGGGTTCAAGTTCCAGGAAAAGACCTTCTTTTAAAGTTTCTACAAAAATAGAATTTCCTCAAAGCTTCGAGAAAAT GATTGTACACACCTTGTCTCACAAATTCCGCAGTGCTACCCGCATAGTCCGTGCACCACTACAATTACCCATTGGACCACACCAAGTTCTCCTGAAAATCATCTATGCTGGTGTTAACGCAAGTGAT GTAAACTTCAGCTCAGGTCGTTACTTTACTGGTGGCTCCCCGAAGCTTCCCTTTGATGCTGGATTTGAG GGAGTTGGACTAATTGCAGCAGTGGGAGAATCTGTTAAGAATTTGGAAGTTGGGACTCCAGCTGCTGTTATGACGTTTGGAGCATATTCTGAATACATGATA gTATCTTCTAAGCATGTTCTTCCTGTTCCAAGACCAGATCCAGAAGTTGTTGCCATGCTTACCTCGGGATTAACTGCATTAATCGCCCTTGAAAAG GCAGGACAAATGAAATCAGGTGAAACTGTACTTGTGACTGCTGCTGCAGGAGGGACTGGACAATTTGCAGTCCAG CTTGCAAAGTTATCAGGAAATAAAGTGATTGCTACTTGCGGGGGATCAGAGAAGGCCAAGCTATTGAAAGAGCTTGGGGTCGATCGAGTCATAGACTACAAATCCGAGAATATAAAGACG GTCTTGAAAAAGGAGTTTCCGAAGGGTGTAAATATCATCTATGAATCTGTAGGTGGTCAAATGTTTGACATGTGCTTGAATGCTCTTGCTGTTTACGGACGACTCATCGTGATTGGAATGATCTCTCAG TATCAAGGAGAGAAGGGATGGGAACCTGCAAAATATCCAGGGCTCTGCGAGAAAATTTTAGCAAAAAGCCAAACCGTG GCTGGTTTCTTTCTGGTGCAATATAGTCAACTGtggaaacaaaatcttgaCAAGTTGTTCAATCTTTACGCTCTCGGAAAGCTCAAG GTTGGGATTGATCAGAAAAAGTTTATAGGTCTAAATGCTGTAGCAGATGCTGTTGAATATCTGCATTCGGGTAAAAGCACCGGAAAG
- a CDS encoding mutator transposase MUDRA protein (unknown protein; BEST Arabidopsis thaliana protein match is: unknown protein (TAIR:AT4G28870.1); Has 22889 Blast hits to 1261 proteins in 188 species: Archae - 2; Bacteria - 20934; Metazoa - 922; Fungi - 109; Plants - 147; Viruses - 121; Other Eukaryotes - 654 (source: NCBI BLink).) has protein sequence MKNWWEEGLIYQSDPDDPDFEPPESDIEADDGSDSGDSGVEEDEATRIEGDDVGIDGDRASDGEENREDDGDIASDGDVNLEDDGDRDESQKKRTTKSI, from the coding sequence ATGAAGAATTGGTGGGAGGAAGGATTGATTTACCAAAGCGATCCAGATGACCCCGATTTCGAACCTCCAGAGAGTGACATTGAAGCCGACGATGGAAGTGATAGTGGTGATAGCGGAGTCGAGGAGGACGAAGCCACCAGAATCGAGGGAGACGACGTCGGGATAGATGGAGACAGAGCTTCTGATGGAGAGGAGAATAGAGAAGACGATGGTGACATAGCGTCTGATGGAGACGTCAATCTAGAAGACGATGGAGACAGAGATGAAAGTCAAAAGAAGAGGACTACCAAATCGATTTGa